One stretch of Lucilia cuprina isolate Lc7/37 chromosome 6, ASM2204524v1, whole genome shotgun sequence DNA includes these proteins:
- the LOC111690744 gene encoding zinc finger protein jing isoform X3 encodes MSPQTILVTNSGAGNGGNSSSNKTTGGTSQNLQMAATANSSTASSSCTSSTATSLCVRTTNLPASLTITPTISSSSSSSSSNTGHSHKSKYTTNAKSTCNTNNNNNNTATLRCSNLPTLQWPWSTTPASLSSSSTAPNASSGSQTTFSSSSSATANSSCSSATVNSSTSVVVTAIPAAVATNTTYTTAQSKKRTIAPYLANAEITTNPSTAKKSRLNNSHSSVAPDNTHPISLAHNSNNTGAKRLKAAALEESQTKITGYFKSQMKAQMQANHSKASSVVSTGLASCSANNSITTNALTMSAPATTASLNKYFNILAQLKENNKQVTHSSNAAAHQGPAKSNNNFTSIANTTHNTKTVTSANNLNTLSSITTVNANSNTGGAAAANTFVASTSKPVVSNLSIQPVPMPALKKIERPKPTKIAQVAPNLRKTPSNSHNTYHQHSGANTGKSPAKKHVAIAPRTPEMKQQMQQQQQQLMASKQDNNNKQPLTLMAAPVASTTTNTQLTATGAAAAAAGTTTANAAPAVLLTAIRLPTNPTNNIQTSTDQTLTGKLATTANKLTNSSSNSPSTVASSATNNALTAAPPPPPPATATTLYQLPAVQLPNLVQLPQLLAANGANIMQLNNLATAANMVKNAQANNTQNPNNAAGNNQTQSTQQAAQAAQYFLNGTVFKLQQFTTATTTTATSAAMAAPTNTGNPFNLLSAADLQDLLIKQQQQQQLQQLQQQKANLNTLTAAASANSFQEIFQQQIAAAIAANQQQQQQQAQLQQLQRLGAAANIQQQPVFMATPAGLLLNAASLPAMLAQAAAALAVNHQQQQQQQQQQKAIALPALQPIQPAPLPALSSIFAPPPQAAQTGEQQQQQQQDLQQLQQLALAQQQFINSNQPPPLATVALTNAAQQQQQQLTHNTNCNNNNSNINTISNSLTATATSQQQQQLNTTNPTLMTVATANNLNNNTTTTTTTTTNNTAKLAIVKANNNNVLATNYTTLSSQPPPLVTISNRGNTGANSLTSKAQQNNPKPYQKRQTNGKQQTLSGKSVNKSPGGKITTASGKIIATPTTPPPLVPTLTANQQQPVALTSAPAKGVRATNLTKSHSSVNSKMPTPALVSISSTSTTAIQPKTTQSLGSNSVTISPVMSATKTTQLVNIAPKLTTASSTQTMMAMKTGNLMNLSNSSSSSNTSPSAVTKTKVSVSNSSNVNTKPAITTTSANTTATDLFDLVKNSNGAISITPAPVIAPANVAQVTVTAPASFNLSSNFVQSNNFKNISSNSISNNTTTTSTTALKTLESIGKIKDEPVDDSLSQTCINKEKDLVKCENPITFTGQIPGNLKIKQEQDVLSSNHEQLQEAAQPNNLLNNECSSSSSSSSSSSSFSSNSITVSSAADLSLEASTPASITSSEPHSPPCSILSPLNNNCANSVTPNPCSNSNSLSDSNSSNSCAMGASSRDMLSEMVTSTCISSDSSEASISVTLTENEESKLSLTEDKSASCSQENDKPSREVNTPESGIGGSLSNTESMDSSSKSSSVEISSSHSSSESTSSDILNSPASLQSEPQTPPATPMIQDTISNEESQNETSSSLASLLTQPQPSLDSNSSSKQSSNSSNLTSLQYFDLLSTTIDTEAFTKDAPKCAISPILSQPKTIRFPANGGKGNKRQDGICYWHKCNKKHESNSKLLDHMQHQHVNTQTGPFSCLWVGCKVYQKESCSRRWLERHVLSHGGSKQFKCIVEGCGLRFGSQLALQKHVNNHFTATENKESTNKRTSDPPVPKQLRKNGKKLRYRRQPFSARMFDFFDAGIMEGLQHRLRQISTLTNGCNSITFQGQCIMKRKNFAGNMECFVQWSPREIISDEWLPENGTEPFLKTVNIKQMKPAEKNKVESLLMTAYKMPYSPTIFENDYALSQQYQRTSGKQETDEEADEDNDEDDNEEEDDEEEEEEEDATTTAETISSYQNVLTITNIQMQQRKKHPRKPQNRIIITR; translated from the exons ATGTCACCCCAAACAATACTCGTTACAAATTCCGGGGCAGGCAATGGAGGCAACAGCAGTTCTAACAAAACTACTGGAGGAACTAGTCAGAACTTACAAATGGCTGCCACAGCCAACTCCTCAACAGCATCTTCATCATGTacatcatcaacagcaacatcatTATGTGTAAGAACTACTAATCTGCCAGCTTCTTTGACTATAACGCCCaccatcagcagcagcagcagtagtagtagCTCGAATACTGGCCACAGCCATAAATCTAAATATACAACAAATGCAAAATCCACTTGCAAtactaataacaataacaacaacactgcCACATTACGTTGTTCAAATCTACCCACTTTACAATGGCCTTGGAGTACAACACcagcatcattatcatcatcatcaacagcgCCAAACGCCTCCTCAGGATCTCAAACAACCTTTTCCTCCTCATCCTCCGCAACTGCCAATTCATCATGTTCTTCTGCCACAGTGAATTCATCCACTTCGGTGGTGGTCACTGCAATACCTGCCGCCGTAGCCACCAATACCACTTACACTACAGCTCAAAGCAAGAAACGTACAATAGCTCCTTATCTAGCAAATGCTGAAATCACTACCAATCCCTCAACAGCCAAAAAATCACGCTTAAACAATAGTCATAGCTCTGTGGCCCCAGATAACACACATCCCATTTCTTTAGCGCATAATAGCAATAATACGGGAGCTAAAAGACTGAAAGCAGCCGCTTTAGAAGAGTCACAAACTAAAATTACCGGTTATTTTAAATCGCAAATGAAAGCACAAATGCAGGCCAATCATAGTAAAGCCTCTAGTGTGGTTTCCACAGGCCTAGCCTCTTGCAGTGCTAATAATTCCATAACCACTAATGCTTTAACTATGAGTGCACCCGCTACCACCGCTtctcttaataaatatttcaatattttggctcaattaaaggaaaataataaacagGTCACGCACAGCAGTAATGCTGCTGCCCATCAGGGTCCAgctaaaagcaacaacaactttaCCAGTATAGCTAACACTACACATAATACAAAAACGGTGACTAGCGCCAACAATCTAAATACTTTGTCCAGTATTACCACAGTTAATGCCAACTCGAATACTGGCGGAGCGGCTGCAGCCAATACATTTGTGGCTTCCACTAGCAAACCTGTTGTTAGCAATTTGTCCATACAACCTGTGCCAATGCCTGCATTAAAGAAAATCGAACGACCCAAACCTACCAAAATAGCCCAGGTGGCTcctaatttaagaaaaactccCTCCAATAGCCATAATACGTATCATCAACATTCTGGCGCTAACACAGGGAAATCACCCGCCAAAAAGCATGTGGCCATAGCTCCACGTACACCCGAAATGAAACAGCaaatgcagcagcaacaacagcagttaATGGCTAGTAAAcaggacaacaacaacaaacaaccgTTAACATTAATGGCTGCTCCCGTTgcctcaacaacaacaaacacacaattAACAGCAACCGGAGCAGCAGCCGCAGCTGCTGGGACAACAACTGCTAATGCTGCACCAGCGGTTTTATTAACTGCCATACGTTTGCCTACCAACCCCACCAACAATATACAAACGTCAACGGACCAAACATTAACGGGTAAATTGGCCACTACTGCCAATAAATTAACCAACTCCTCCTCGAACTCACCATCAACAGTGGCCTCTTCTGCCACCAACAATGCTCTCACGGCAGCGCCACCACCTCCACCTCCCGCCACAGCCACTACTTTATATCAATTGCCCGCCGTACAATTACCAAATCTAGTCCAATTGCCTCAACTATTGGCCGCCAATGGAGCCAATATTATGCAATTAAACAATCTAGCCACAGCAGCCAATATGGTGAAAAACGCCCAAGCTAATAACACACAAAATCCCAACAATGCTGCCGGCAACAATCAAACACAATCTACCCAACAGGCAGCACAAGCAGCTCAATACTTTTTAAATGGTACTGTTTTTAAACTGCAACAATTTACTACAGCCACAACAACTACGGCTACTTCGGCCGCCATGGCAGCCCCTACTAATACGGGGAATCCTTTTAATCTATTGAGTGCTGCTGATCTACAGGATTTGCTAatcaaacaacagcagcaacaacaattacagCAATTGCAGCAACAAAAAGccaatttaaatactttaacagCGGCAGCCTCTGCTAATAGTTTTCAGGAAATATTCCAGCAACAAATAGCTGCAGCCATAGCTGCtaatcagcagcagcaacagcagcaagcTCAACTACAGCAATTGCAAAGACTAGGAGCAGCTGCTAATATACAACAGCAACCGGTTTTTATGGCCACACCAGCTGGTCTTTTACTTAATGCTGCCTCTTTGCCGGCCATGTTAGCACAGGCGGCAGCTGCCTTGGCTGTtaatcatcagcagcagcagcaacaacaacagcaacaaaaggcCATTGCATTACCTGCCTTGCAACCCATACAACCAGCTCCATTGCCGGCTTTAAGTTCTATTTTTGCTCCTCCCCCTCAAGCGGCACAGACGGgggaacaacaacagcagcagcagcaggatTTGCAACAACTTCAACAATTGGCTTTGGCTCAACAGCAATTTATAAACAGTAACCAACCGCCTCCCTTGGCCACTGTAGCTTTAACAAACGCagcacaacagcaacaacaacaattaacgCACAATACtaactgcaacaacaataactcaAATATCAATACAATCTCGAATAGTTTAACAGCAACTGCAACAagccagcaacaacaacagcttaaCACCACTAACCCAACCCTAATGACAGTAGCAAcagcaaataatttaaacaacaacacaacgacgacgacaacaacaacaaccaacaacaCTGCCAAATTGGCAATAGTAAAAGCCAATAACAACAATGTTTTAGCCACTAACTATACAACCTTAAGTTCACAACCACCACCCTTAGTTACCATATCAAATAGAGGCAACACTGGAGCTAACTCACTCACCTCGAAAGCTCAACAAAATAACCCGAAACCCTATCAAAAACGTCAAACAAATGGGAAACAACAGACCCTAAGTGGGAAATCTGTAAATAAATCACCGGGAGGTAAAATAACCACAGCTTCGGGTAAAATAATAGCCACACCGACAACACCGCCTCCACTGGTGCCCACTCTAACAGCTAATCAACAGCAACCGGTAGCCTTGACCTCAGCCCCAGCCAAGGGTGTCAGAGCAACCAATTTAACCAAATCCCATAGTAGTGTTAATAGTAAAATGCCTACACCCGCTTTGGTAAGCATTTCCAGCACTAGTACTACTGCCATACAGCCCAAAACAACGCAGTCCTTAGGCTCGAATAGTGTTACCATAAGTCCGGTAATGTCTGCCACCAAGACAACACAATTGGTTAATATAGCTCCCAAACTAACAACAGCCAGTAGTACGCAGACCATGATGGCTATGAAAACGGGTAATCTAATGAATttaagcaacagcagcagcagtagcaacACTTCACCCTCAGCTGTAACAAAAACCAAAGTAAGCGTGAGCAACAGCagtaatgtgaacacaaaaccTGCCATTACTACAACGTCGGCCAACACTACCGCCACAGATCTTTTTGATTTGGTTAAAAACTCTAATGGAGCCATAAGTATAACACCAGCTCCTGTTATAGCACCAGCTAATGTAGCACAAGTTACGGTAACCGCACCAGCTAGCTTTAATTTAAGCTCAAACTTTGTGCAaagcaataactttaaaaacattAGCAGCAACAGCATTAGCAACAACACCACAACAACCTCCACAACTGCTCTTAAAACTTTGGAAAGTATAGGCAAAATTAAAGATGAACCTGTGGACGATTCTCTAAGCCAAACGTGCATAAACAAGGAAAAGGATTTGGTTAAATGTGAGAATCCCATTACATTTACGGGACAAATTCCGGGCAACTTGAAAATCAAACAAGAACAGGATGTGTTAAGTTCTAATCATGAGCAGTTACAAGAAGCTGCTCAACCTAATAATTTACTCAACAATGAGTGTTCTTCTTCATCATCCTCCTCCTCATCGTCTTCATCATTTAGTTCAAATTCCATAACAGTTTCTTCAGCAGCCGATTTATCGCTAGAGGCCTCTACACCTGCCTCCATAACCAGCTCAGAGCCTCATTCACCGCCCTGCTCTATATTGTCTCCTTTGAACAACAACTGTGCAAACTCAGTAACTCCTAATCCCTGTTCAAATTCCAACTCTTTAAGTGATTCGAATTCTTCAAATTCCTGCGCCATGGGTGCCTCTTCAAGGGATATGCTCAGCGAAATGGTTACCTCTACTTGTATATCCTCCGATTCCTCGGAGGCTAGTATAAGTGTAACACTAACGGAAAATGAGGAAAGTAAATTAAGTTTGACAGAAGATAAGTCCGCTAGCTGTAGTCAAGAAAATGATAAACCCTCACGGGAAGTTAATACACCCGAATCGGGTATTGGTGGTAGTCTTAGCAATACCGAAAGTATGGATTCTTCTTCCAAGTCCTCAAGTGTTGAAATTTCCTCCTCACATTCATCTTCGGAATCCACATCGTCAGATATTCTCAATTCACCTGCTTCTTTACAATCCGAACCACAAACACCACCCGCTACACCCATGATACAGGACACAATCAGCAATGAGGAATCACAAAATGAAACTTCCTCCTCTCTGGCTTCCTTGTTAACGCAGCCTCAACCATCTTTAGATTCTAACTCTAGTTCGAAGCAATCATCAAATTCCTCCAACTTAACATCTCTACaatattttgatttactctCCACCACCATAGACACGGAAGCCTTTACAAAAGACGCACCCAAATGTGCCATCTCACCCATACTCTCACAACCCAAAACTATACGTTTTCCCGCGAATGGCGGTAAAGGTAATAAACGACAAGATGGCATATGCTATTGGCATAAATGCAATAAGAAACATGAAAGCAATTCCAAGTTATTGGATCATATGCAACATCAACATGTTAATACCCAAACGGGGCCCTTCTCCTGTCTGTGGGTGGGTTGTAAGGTATATCAGAAGGAATCCTGTTCACGCAGATGGCTAGAAAGACATGTTCTCTCGCATGGCGGTTCTAAGCAATTCAAATGTATTGTAGAGGGTTGCGGTTTAAGATTTGGTTCTCAG TTGGCTTTACAAAAGCATGTTAACAATCACTTTACCGCCACCGAAAATAAGGAAAGCACTAATAAACGCACTTCAGATCCTCCGGTACCCAAGCAATTGCGTAAAAATGGCAAAAAGTTACGCTACAGACGTCAACCATTTTCCG CCCGCATGTTTGATTTCTTTGATGCTGGCATTATGGAGGGTTTACAACATCGTTTACGTCAAATTTCTACTTTAACCAATGGCTGTAATTCAATTACATTCCAAGGTCAATGTATTATGAAACGTAAAAACTTTGCTGGAAATATGGAATGTTTTGTTCAGTGGTCACCAAGAGAAAT